The genomic DNA ACCCAGGTCATACTTATTACCAAGACAATCACCCAGGTCATACTTATTACCCAAGACAATAACCTACCCAGGTCATACTTATTACCCAAGACAATCACCTACCCAGGTCATACTTATTACCCAAGACAATCACCTACCCAGGTCATACTTATTACCCAAGACAATCACCTACCCAGGTCATACTTATTACCCAAGACAATCACCTACCTAGGTCATACTTATTACCCAAGACAATCACCTACCTAGGTCATACTTATTACCCAAGACAATCAAGCAgtactgtgtgtcagtgtgtgtcggctatgtgatgtctgtgtgtattttaaatgtaatgtaaatgtaatgtaatgtgtaagCAGGTGTGAACACAATCCGATGTTATGAAAAATACTAAATACTATTTTGTttactgctctccctctcccccctccccttctcaccctctctcttcctccctctccctctcccccctccccttctcaccctctctcttcctccctctccctctcaccccaccccttctccccctctctcttcctccctccccctctccttatccccctctctcttcctccctccccctctcccccatctctagCTGGTACCAGGAGAGTGCTAGTCGAGGTGAGGCCCAGGAGTCTCTCATGACTCAGCCTATAGGATCCTTTCTGATCAGGGGCAGCCAGAGCTCCCCAGGAGATTTCTCCATATCCgttaggtcagtgtgtgtgtttctttacaTTAAAAAGCTAGATTAATATACACGACATCATTGACATATTTGCATCATATCAatatacctacctacctacctacctacctacctacctacctacctacctacctacctacctacctacctacctatctatctatctatctatctatctatctatctatctatctatctatctatctatctatctatctatctatctatctatctacctacctacctacctacctacctacctacctacctacctacctacctacctacctacctacctacctacctacctctcccAGACATGAGGCAGACGTGCAGCACTTCAAGGTGATGGCAGACACCAGGGGGCAGTATTACCTCTGGTCTGAGAAGTTCAGCTCCTTCAACGAGCTGGTGAACTATTACATGAACAACTCTGTCTCTAAACACAGCCGCATCTATCTGCTGGACACAGAAACACAGGTACCAGTTATAAGTATTTATAAAGGGTTTATAAGGGGTTTATGAAGGGCTTATACGTAGTTAATAAAGGAGCTGGTGGAGTACTATATGAACAACTCTGTCTCTAAACAGCATCTATCTGCTggacacagaaacacaggcaGGAGTAGAACTATGGAGGATCCCTGTTCACTAAATGATGGTGTAGGGTACTTCAAGCTTGATAAATAGCTAAAACTGTTCATTATCGGTTTATCGAATCTAAAAGAAAAGTTATGAcagtgctctctctgtctctaatttCACTTTTCTTCCAAGGAGAAGGGATTTGGCCAGACCAGGACATCAGCCCCATCCTCTCAGCCCCAGCCTCACCAGTCCCTGCCCCGCGCACCCCAGCCTCACCTGCCCCTGCCCAGCATACCCCAGCCTCACCTGCCCCTGCCCAGCATACCCCAGCCTCACCTGCCCAGCATACCCCAGCCTCACCAGCCCCTGCCCAGCATACCCCAGCCTCACCAGCCCCTGCCCAGCATACCCCAGCCTCACCATCTCCTGCCCCGCGTACCCCAGCCTCAACAACCCCTGCCCCGCACACCAGACCCTATACCcccaccacaggtagtatactctCTACAACCAAatccctcctgtgtgtgtgtgtgtgtgtgtgtgtgtgtgtgtgtgtgtgtgtgtgtgtgtgtgtgtgtgtgtgtgtgtgtgtgtgtgtgtgtgtgtgtgtgtgtgtgtgtgtgtgtgtgtgtgtgtgtgtgtgtgtgtgtgtgtatgtgtgtgtgcctccatgcatgtgtgtgtatgtatagaaTGAAGCTGCGTGTCTAATCaacccctgtgtgtgtgcctgtgttccAGCGTGCGGCCGTGACCACGGGGGGCGGTGGTCTGATGCAGGTGAGAGCTCAGTATGACTTCAACGCCGAGGAGAAGGACGAGCTGAGCTTTAAGGCCGGTGACATCATCGAGGTGCTGGAGTGTTCCGACATGTCATGGTGGAAAGGAAGACTGAGGGGACAAGCGGGAGTGTTCCCTTCCAACTACACCAACCCTGTATGAGAGAGAACATGGCATTTAGAGCCAAATAAGTATCTTCATTCATtatagcagacgttcttatccagagcaacttaaaggagcaattagggttaagtgccttgttcaaaggaatattgacagatttttcactcaGGGATTCAAATCAATGACCTTTCGGGTTACTGACCCAACAGTCTTAACCTCTAGGCTTCCTGCCTCCCTAACAATAacaactatagagagagagagagagagagagagagagagagagagagagagagagagagagagagagagagagagagagataacataaTGATTAGCTTTAGCATTAAATATATGTATTGTAACTTTCTTTCTGGTTTATTATCAATGTATTTTACCATACCGTAGGCTTATGTCAGGATAACACAACTATTTACAACTTCTGAACACAATTATTACTGTATGATTatcaaataaatgtattttcTGTAAGCCCCTGTATAAATGTTAATCAATGTTGCAACATAGCTACCATTCATTTAGAGTTTGACTTGTGTGAGAGCAATAGTCTTGGATCAACTAACTGTGGAATCACACCAATTCCAGGAAGAGCCACAAATATCTGGGTTGTTCGAAGTCCAACAATAATCACAGTCTGACAGTCACGTGCATGATAGCCACATACGCGTTGGGCGCTTCCATAGGGTGATTTCCGTCATATAATAAGGTATTTATCGTTCCGCCCCTCTGGCAGGTAATGCCGCGTTCACGATAACTGGGAACTGGGTAAATAATGCGCTTTTGAATcatcatccaactcggaattcaaGTAGCTCGAGGATGCCCGAGTTTCTGACTTGGAATTCAGATTTGGATGACGCAGACGGAGCTCGTTTTTTTCAACGAGTTCCCAGTTGTATTGAACGCACTGCAGTCGGAGACTTCCCGAGTTCCAAGTTCCCAGATTTCTGAACGCAGCATTTGAGGTTAGCTGTCAAAGTCAAACGTCACACAGGTAGCCTAGGTTGGTAGGTAAGTAACCGTGTATCTTCCGGATCCTTTTAAAATCAGCGGTTGTGCGACTTTACCCATAGGCTTCAGTCTAGCGGTGACCAGCCATGGCCGAGTCCCAGCTAACATGCATGGAGGACGGCCACATCAAAGAGAACGTCCCGGAGTCCAAACCGGAGTTTTACTACAGCGAAGAACAACGCGCGGCGGTTGAACAACTGCTCAAAAACGGTGACGGCGCTTTCAAAATGCGACTGAAAGAGGACAAAGTGAAAGACTTTCTCTCGGCCCGTGATATTAAAACGATAAGGAACACTTTCAAAGAATATGACACTGAAGATGAAGAGAAGTGCGGAGCATTAAAGGCGAAACCCGACGGTTCCAAAGCGAACTCGGGGCACCATTCGACGTACTGGCCGCAGATGTCGGATACAGAGGTGCCGCCGTTGGATCTCGGTTGGCCCAACGGGGTTTGTTCAAGGGGGTCACACGCGTGGCGGTTCACACGCACCCGCCAAAAGAGAACGGACCGCACATCAAGGAGGTCATTCGTAGGCTGATCCAAGAAGCTACCAAGGTGAACTGTGGGTATATACTGTTCAATAATGGTGTAACGACATAGTGATGAACTGAATAACCCAGGACTAATGACTGTGTTGTAATGGTTTATTATTGGGATAGTGATAGCCCCGGCCTATGTATCTCAAATGTGAGCTAAGCATCTAACTCATGAAGCCATTTTTTTAATGGGAAAGTAATCTATATAGTAATTGATCAGAGAACTTCAAATGCGTCTGGGGAGTTTAGCGGAGAGGCGGTGATTCAATAGAGAGAATGGATGGATTTCCCGAATAAAGGACTGATTATTAGAGGCGTGTCTCAGCGGAGTGAgaaataaagtgtgtgtgtttgtgtgcgtccGTGCATCAGCAGGGGCATATGGAAGTGAGTGTTTAAACTTGTAGAGGAgtgatcatcaactagattcaaccGCGGGACGATATTTTTGTTGAGAGGATTGTCGAGAGGCCTGAACATAATTACACATAagttgtagactgcaaattgaccgcaagaagcccaaacatataTAATTTTTGACTAAAAcgtaataatttcaaaccttgcttacgtttatatacgatcacgtgtctctctGTTATGCGTGGGAATTCTTGGGAACATATTTCTTAAATGTAAATCACTTGgcgctgatttcctggtgttgtTACAATCTTTTACGTAAACTTGGGGGATCATCCACGTAAACTTGGGGGATCCTCCACGGGCCATGAATCCTGTCTGATGACGTATATCATTGTTGAATGCCCTCATTGAACGAACAGCGGATTTCCCTATTACACAGGAAACATTCTGTCATGTCAATTAAAGTTAGGCTattcagagaacacacacacacacacacacacggtctgtACTTTCCCCCCTTTGTGGATGCGTACAACCTCCCATTAAAAcagcacacagagagataaagggGGATCTATTCCATTGTGATGAATGAACAAATCCCTCAGCATGTTGGCAGCACATAACAGGATGAACTGGACTCAGAGCTGCTTTGTTTATCTGGTTCAGTCATTTTGTTTCAACCAGTCAGTGAGTCACAGTCAGAGACAATCAGCAAGTCAGTCAGTTTGGACCCACCCATCTTTacccagtcagtcaaccagtcagccagtgagtCATCCAGTCAGAGCCACCCAATCagcaagtcagtcagtcaaccagtcagccagtgagtCATCCAGTCAGAGCCACCCAATcagcaagtcagtcagtcaggcagtcagccaGTGAGTCATCCAGTCAGAGCCACCCAATCagcaagtcagtcagtcaaccagtcagccagtgagtCATCCAGTCAGAGCCACCCAATCagcaagtcagtcagtcaaccagtcagccagtgagtCATCCAGTCAGAGCCACCCAATCagcaagtcagtcagtcaaccagtcagccagtgagtCATCCAGTCAGAGCCACCCAATCAGcaagtcaggcagtcagtcaggcagtcagttagtcagttagtcaggcAGTCAGTTAGTCAGGCAGTCAAACCATGACACATTTCCTCCCTTTGTACAACTGGGTCTTAGAACAACACACAATCACATCGATGTCCTGGTCCGGTTTGGTTTTGTCCGTCATTCTAAATCAGAatgtgttcttattaactgacttgcctagttaaatcaaggtcAAATAAAACCGGTGAAAAAGGATTGTGTCAATACAGTATATTGTTACAGAAGTATGATGCCATGTTAAACCTGGGCCGATGTCATATACCGTATGTTACATATATGACAGTGTGTTAATGTGAGGTcacagggcggcaggtagcctccaCAATGTCATGTACATGTCTATTTATACCTACAGGGGATTCCCCCTGGGTAGTTTACCGCTCTGGGCTGAAGTTTcctctaggtacagatctaggatcagcttcccctcccccgatcctaaccttaaccattagtgggagAAATGTCAAACTGACCCAAGTAGTGGCAACTTCACCTTACTTCTAGTTCACCGACCTGTCAAGTGAGTgaatgagaacatatgaaagtcaTTTCTCAGGTATGTGTGTGTTGCCAAACAGGATTTCATGGAACACCGCAGCCGGAAGCTTTGAAGCAGTTTGTTTAATGttaggagaaatggagagaatgtGGTTGCAAGTACACACCAcccacacatcaaatcaaatagtttgtgtcacatgtgccgaatacagcaggtgtagaccttactgtggaacgcttactgacaagcccttaaccaacaatgcagttatagaaagagttaagaaaataaaaaagtaaaacaATTTCTAAAATAAAGAACAcaagaaaatgacataacaataacaaggggttaatgtaaatagtctggtggccattttattcattgttcatcagtcttatggttgggggtagaagctgttaaggagccttttggacctagacttggcgctccggtaccgcttaccgtggggtagcagagagaacagtctatgatttggggtagaagctgttaaggagccttttggacctagacatggcgctccggtaccgcttaccgtggggtagcagagagaacagtctatgatttgggggtagaagctgttaaggagccttttggacctagacatggcgctccggtaccgcttaccgtgGGGTAGCAGAGAACACAGTCTAtgatttgggggtagaagctgttaaggagccttttggacctagacatggcgctccggtaccgcttaccgtgGGGTAGCAGAGAACACAGTCTAtgatttgggggtagaagctgttaaggagccttttggacctagacatggcgctccggtaccgcttaccgtggggtagcagagagaacagtctatgatttgggggtagaagctgttaaggagccttttggacctagacatggcgctccggtaccgcttaccgtggggtagcagagagaacagtctatgatttgggggtagaagctgttaaggagccttttggtcctagacatggcgctccggtaccgcttaccgtggggtagcagagagaacagtctatgatttgggggtagaagctgttaaggagccttttggtcctagacttggcgctccggtaccgcttaccgtgtggtagcagagagaacagtctatgatttgggggtagaagctgttaaggagccttttggacctagacatggcgctccggtaccgcttaccgtgtggtagcagagagacacagtctatgactttggggtagaagctgttaaggagccttttggtcctagacatggcgctccggtaccgcttaccgtgGGGTAGCAGAGaaacagtctatgatttgggggtagaagctgttaaggagccttttggtcctagacttggcgctccggtaccgcttaccgtgGGGTAGCAGAGAACACAGTCTAtgatttgggggtagaagctgttaaggagccttttggacctagacatggcgctccggtaccgcttaccgtgtggtagcagagaacacagtctatgatttgggtgATTGGagcctttgacaatttttggggctttcctctgacaccgccttgtaTGGAGGtgctggatgtcaggaagctttgccccagtgatgtacttgtcCGTACTCAATAccgtctgtagtgccttacggtcagatgccgagcagttgccgtaccaggtagGGATGCAAccggccaggatgctctcgatgatgcagctgtagaactttttgaggatctgggcacccatgccaaatcctgggggaggtgttgttgtgccctcttcaccactgtcttggtatgtttggaccatgatcgttcgttggtgatgtggacaccaaggaagttgaaactctcgacccgctccactacagccctgtcgatgttaatggaggcctgttcggccctccttttccacagacacacacagtcttgtacagccaaccttgtggggacacacaattcagtcccattcaaaatcctattttccctaacccctaaacctaaccctaaacctaaccctaaccctaaacctaaccgtactcttaccctaaccttgTGGGGAAACCTGacactaacctaaccctagctcctaactctaacccttaacgtaattctaaccctaaccctaacccgtactcttaccctaaccgaaaacctgaccctaacctaaccctagctcctaactctaacccttaacgtaattctaaccctaaccctaacccgtactcttaccctaaccaaaaacctgaccctaacctaaccctagctcctaactctaacccttaacGTAATTCAAACCCTAACACTatttctaaccttaaccctagaaACAActaaatgtccccagttggtcacatttttgtttgtttattattcTTGTGGATACTTCTGGTCCCCTCATgtatagttacacacacacacacacacacacacacacacacacacacacacacacacacacacacacacacacacactcagtagtGATACAGGGACCTACATAATCAGGTGTGATGTGTTTATCTTAGCATACTGTGGTTGTGTTCatctacatacagtacaataGATTACTGTGTGATCCACATCACAACATTTACATGATTGGCATTAACAATGAGTGCATTTTGTTGCGGCTACTGTTAGATGGAAGACATTGTGGTGTTGTAGGTTTTAACTTGAATTATTTCATACTGTTacttgttgtttctctttgcccCTACTCATAAAGTGTATGTgttagagtaggagtgctgatctaggatcaggtctccccggtccattatgatctaaaaggccaaGCTGGTCAACACTCCTACTGTACGAGGCTTTGTGAAAACAACACAGGCCCCGTTGTTACAACACAGAACACTTCACTCAGCATGTTTCCTCTGGAGAATGTTGTCAGCATACAGCCTTTTCCTTGTCTGAATGAGAACATTCATGTGAATGAAGAAACCTTTTCCTCCTCCACCCTTTCCCATTGCTGAGGCCGTCTCCAGAATAAAGCTTGTGTAGACATGCTGGTTGAGCCTTGTTCCCATTGCTGAGGTGGTCTCCAGAATAAAGCTTGTGTAGACATGCTGGTTGAGCCTTGTTCCCATTGCTGAGGTGGTCTCCAGAATAAAGCTTGTGTAGACATGCTGGTTGAGCCTTGTTCCCATTGCTGAGGTGGTCTCCAGAATAAAGCTTGTGTAGACATGCTGGTTGAGCCTTGTTCCCATTGCTGAGGTGGTCTCCAGAATAAAGCTTGTGTAGACATGCTGGTTGAGCCTTGTTCACATTGCTGAGGTGGTCTCCAGAATAAAGCTTGTGTAGACATGCTGGTTGAGCCTTGTTCCCATTGCTGAGGTGGTCTCCAGAATAAAGCTTGTGTAGGCATGCTGGTTGAGCCTTGTTCACATTGCTGAGGTGGTCTCCAGAATAAAGCTTGTGTAGACATGCTGGTTGAGCCTTGTTCACATTGCTGAGGTGGTCTCCAGAATAAAGCTTGTGTAGACATGCTGGTTGAGCCTTGTTCAAATCACATTGCTGAGGTGGTCTTCAGAATAAAGCTTGTCAGACCATGCTGGTTGAGCCTTGTTCAGACCATTGCTGAGGTGGTCTCCAGAATAAAGCTTGTGTAGACCATGCTGGTTGAGC from Oncorhynchus keta strain PuntledgeMale-10-30-2019 chromosome 10, Oket_V2, whole genome shotgun sequence includes the following:
- the grap2b gene encoding GRB2-related adapter protein 2b, producing MEAVGKYDFTATAEDELSFRKGDNMKILGTNDDWLMAERHGKKGFIPRNYINIHLPSWYQESASRGEAQESLMTQPIGSFLIRGSQSSPGDFSISVRHEADVQHFKVMADTRGQYYLWSEKFSSFNELVNYYMNNSVSKHSRIYLLDTETQEKGFGQTRTSAPSSQPQPHQSLPRAPQPHLPLPSIPQPHLPLPSIPQPHLPSIPQPHQPLPSIPQPHQPLPSIPQPHHLLPRVPQPQQPLPRTPDPIPPPQRAAVTTGGGGLMQVRAQYDFNAEEKDELSFKAGDIIEVLECSDMSWWKGRLRGQAGVFPSNYTNPV